In a genomic window of Bradyrhizobium ontarionense:
- a CDS encoding polyprenyl synthetase family protein yields MDVMARIEKSLVAAVGLAERPGCPPRLSAAMQAAVFPKGARVRPRLCHAVASACGDDEPAATDAAGSAIELLHCASLVHDDLPCFDNAALRRGRPSVHAAFGEPLAVLAGDALIVLAFQTLAKSRCSPLRLAQLIATIGDAVGVPHGISAGQAWECEPQIDLSRYHRSKTGALFAAATVSGAAAAGHENAEAWRTLGETIGEAYQVADDIRDAASDEEEAGKPVGQDAALGRPNAVLLYGLTGAVSYLHDLVADGIRTMPPCAHAHELRMLMEQEAKRLVPRRLAQSAA; encoded by the coding sequence ATGGACGTGATGGCCCGGATCGAGAAATCCCTCGTCGCAGCGGTCGGACTGGCCGAACGGCCCGGATGTCCGCCCCGCCTCTCGGCCGCGATGCAGGCCGCCGTCTTTCCCAAGGGCGCGCGGGTTCGTCCGCGTCTCTGTCATGCGGTCGCCAGCGCGTGCGGCGATGACGAGCCTGCGGCGACCGACGCGGCCGGATCTGCGATCGAGTTGCTGCACTGCGCCTCGCTGGTTCATGACGATCTGCCGTGCTTCGACAACGCCGCGCTGCGGCGCGGGCGGCCCTCGGTGCATGCGGCGTTCGGCGAGCCGCTCGCCGTGCTCGCCGGCGATGCGCTGATCGTGCTCGCGTTCCAGACGCTGGCCAAGTCGCGCTGCTCGCCGCTGCGGCTGGCGCAGCTGATCGCGACCATCGGCGATGCCGTCGGCGTGCCGCATGGCATCTCGGCGGGACAAGCCTGGGAATGCGAGCCGCAGATCGACCTGTCGCGCTATCACCGCTCCAAGACCGGGGCGCTGTTTGCGGCCGCGACCGTTTCGGGCGCCGCTGCGGCGGGGCACGAGAACGCGGAGGCGTGGCGCACGCTGGGCGAGACCATCGGCGAGGCCTATCAGGTCGCCGACGACATTCGCGACGCCGCCAGCGATGAGGAAGAGGCGGGCAAGCCGGTCGGGCAGGATGCTGCGCTGGGGCGGCCCAATGCGGTGCTGCTCTATGGGCTCACCGGTGCGGTCAGCTATCTGCACGATCTCGTCGCCGACGGCATCCGCACCATGCCGCCCTGCGCCCACGCGCACGAGCTGCGCATGCTGATGGAGCAGGAAGCCAAGCGCCTGGTGCCGCGCCGCCTGGCGCAGTCGGCGGCGTGA